Proteins encoded by one window of Micromonospora coxensis:
- a CDS encoding small basic family protein encodes MIAVLALLAGVVLGIYLDPTVPAALQPYLPIAVVAALDAVFGGVRAKLDRIFDDKQFVVSFISNVLVAGLIVYLGDQLGVGGQLSTGVVVVLGVRIFGNVAAIRRHLFRA; translated from the coding sequence ATGATCGCGGTGCTGGCGTTGCTCGCCGGTGTGGTGCTCGGGATCTACCTGGATCCGACCGTTCCCGCCGCGTTGCAGCCGTACCTGCCGATCGCGGTGGTGGCCGCGCTCGACGCGGTGTTCGGTGGGGTACGGGCGAAGCTGGACCGGATCTTCGACGACAAGCAGTTCGTGGTGTCGTTCATCTCTAACGTGCTGGTGGCGGGTCTGATCGTGTACCTGGGTGACCAGTTGGGGGTGGGCGGTCAGCTCTCCACCGGTGTGGTGGTCGTGCTCGGGGTGCGGATCTTCGGCAACGTGGCGGCGATCCGTCGTCACCTGTTCCGGGCGTAG